In one window of Erinaceus europaeus chromosome 17, mEriEur2.1, whole genome shotgun sequence DNA:
- the DPF2 gene encoding zinc finger protein ubi-d4 isoform X1 produces MAAVVENVVKLLGEQYYKDAMEQCHNYNARLCAERSVRLPFLDSQTGVAQSNCYIWMEKRHRGPGLASGQLYSYPARRWRKKRRAHPPEDPRLSFPSIKPDTDQTLKKEGLISQDGSSLEALLRTDPLEKRGAPDPRVDDDSLGEFPVTNSRARKRILEPDDFLDDLDDEDYEEDTPKRRGKGKSKGKGVGSARKKLDAAILEDRDKPYACDNSFKQKHTSKAPQRVCGKRYKNRPGLSYHYAHSHLAEEEGEDKEDSQPPTPVSQRPEEPKSKKGPDGLALPNNYCDFCLGDSKINKKTGQPEELVSCSDCGRSGHPSCLQFTPVMMAAVKTYRWQCIECKCCNICGTSENDDQLLFCDDCDRGYHMYCLTPSMSEPPEGSWSCHLCLDLLKEKASIYQNQNSS; encoded by the exons ATGGCGGCCGTGGTGGAGAATGTTGTGAAGCT CCTCGGGGAGCAGTACTACAAGGACGCCATGGAGCAGTGCCACAACTACAACGCCCGCCTGTGTGCCGAGCGCAGCGTGCGCCTGCCCTTCCTGGACTCGCAGACCGGGGTGGCCCAGAGCAACTGTTACATCTGGATGGAAAAACGGCACCGCGGTCCAG GCTTGGCTTCTGGGCAGCTCTACTCCTACCCTGCCCGGCGCTGGCGGAAGAAGCGGCGGGCCCACCCCCCCGAAGACCCGAGGCTTTCGTTCCCCTCGATTAAGCCAG ACACCGACCAGACCCTGAAGAAGGAGGGACTCATCTCTCAGGACGGCAGTAGCTTGGAGGCCCTGCTGCGCACAGACCCCCTGGAGAAGCGAGGTGCCCCTGACCCCCGAGTTGATGACGACAGCCTGGGCGAGTTTCCTGTGACCAACAGCCGAGCACGGAAG CGGATCCTAGAGCCAGATGACTTCCTGGATGACCTTGATGACGAGGACTATGAGGAGGACACCCCAAAGCGCCGGGGCAAGGGCAAGTCCAAG GGCAAAGGTGTGGGCAGCGCCCGTAAGAAGCTGGACGCGGCCATCCTGGAGGACCGGGACAAGCCCTACGCCTGTGACA atAGTTTCAAACAAAAGCATACCTCGAAAGCGCCCCAGAGAG TTTGTGGCAAACGTTACAAGAACCGGCCAGGCCTCAGTTACCACTACGCCCACTCCCACTTGGCCGAGGAGGAGGGTGAGGACAAGGAGgactcccagccccccaccccggtcTCCCAGCGGCCCGAGGAGCCGAAAT CCAAGAAGGGTCCCGATGGGTTGGCCCTGCCCAACAACTACTGCGACTTCTGCCTGGGGGACTCGAAGATCAACAAGAAGACAGGGCAGCCTGAGGAGCTGGTGTCCTGCTCCGACTGCGGCCGCTCAG GGCACCCGTCCTGCCTCCAGTTCACCCCGGTGATGATGGCGGCCGTGAAGACCTACCGCTGGCAGTGCATCGAGTGCAAGTGCTGCAACATCTGCGGCACCTCCGAGAATGAC GACCAGCTGCTTTTCTGCGACGACTGCGACCGTGGCTACCACATGTACTGCCTGACCCCGTCCATGTCAGAGCCTCCCGAGG
- the DPF2 gene encoding zinc finger protein ubi-d4 isoform X2 — protein MAAVVENVVKLLGEQYYKDAMEQCHNYNARLCAERSVRLPFLDSQTGVAQSNCYIWMEKRHRGPGLASGQLYSYPARRWRKKRRAHPPEDPRLSFPSIKPDTDQTLKKEGLISQDGSSLEALLRTDPLEKRGAPDPRVDDDSLGEFPVTNSRARKRILEPDDFLDDLDDEDYEEDTPKRRGKGKSKGKGVGSARKKLDAAILEDRDKPYACDICGKRYKNRPGLSYHYAHSHLAEEEGEDKEDSQPPTPVSQRPEEPKSKKGPDGLALPNNYCDFCLGDSKINKKTGQPEELVSCSDCGRSGHPSCLQFTPVMMAAVKTYRWQCIECKCCNICGTSENDDQLLFCDDCDRGYHMYCLTPSMSEPPEGSWSCHLCLDLLKEKASIYQNQNSS, from the exons ATGGCGGCCGTGGTGGAGAATGTTGTGAAGCT CCTCGGGGAGCAGTACTACAAGGACGCCATGGAGCAGTGCCACAACTACAACGCCCGCCTGTGTGCCGAGCGCAGCGTGCGCCTGCCCTTCCTGGACTCGCAGACCGGGGTGGCCCAGAGCAACTGTTACATCTGGATGGAAAAACGGCACCGCGGTCCAG GCTTGGCTTCTGGGCAGCTCTACTCCTACCCTGCCCGGCGCTGGCGGAAGAAGCGGCGGGCCCACCCCCCCGAAGACCCGAGGCTTTCGTTCCCCTCGATTAAGCCAG ACACCGACCAGACCCTGAAGAAGGAGGGACTCATCTCTCAGGACGGCAGTAGCTTGGAGGCCCTGCTGCGCACAGACCCCCTGGAGAAGCGAGGTGCCCCTGACCCCCGAGTTGATGACGACAGCCTGGGCGAGTTTCCTGTGACCAACAGCCGAGCACGGAAG CGGATCCTAGAGCCAGATGACTTCCTGGATGACCTTGATGACGAGGACTATGAGGAGGACACCCCAAAGCGCCGGGGCAAGGGCAAGTCCAAG GGCAAAGGTGTGGGCAGCGCCCGTAAGAAGCTGGACGCGGCCATCCTGGAGGACCGGGACAAGCCCTACGCCTGTGACA TTTGTGGCAAACGTTACAAGAACCGGCCAGGCCTCAGTTACCACTACGCCCACTCCCACTTGGCCGAGGAGGAGGGTGAGGACAAGGAGgactcccagccccccaccccggtcTCCCAGCGGCCCGAGGAGCCGAAAT CCAAGAAGGGTCCCGATGGGTTGGCCCTGCCCAACAACTACTGCGACTTCTGCCTGGGGGACTCGAAGATCAACAAGAAGACAGGGCAGCCTGAGGAGCTGGTGTCCTGCTCCGACTGCGGCCGCTCAG GGCACCCGTCCTGCCTCCAGTTCACCCCGGTGATGATGGCGGCCGTGAAGACCTACCGCTGGCAGTGCATCGAGTGCAAGTGCTGCAACATCTGCGGCACCTCCGAGAATGAC GACCAGCTGCTTTTCTGCGACGACTGCGACCGTGGCTACCACATGTACTGCCTGACCCCGTCCATGTCAGAGCCTCCCGAGG
- the CDC42EP2 gene encoding cdc42 effector protein 2, which translates to MSTKVPIYLKRGSRKGKKEKLRDLLSSDMISPPLGDFRHTIHIGSQGGSDSFGDISFLQDKLHLLPGLPAAQGPEEDAPLDLPFQFTRMASLCGRELPPDGLSPLLKNAISLPAIGGPQALTLPSTQAPPKPPRLHLENPQPPPQEAGSVDDWVVPEAGSAPNGLSPESTGSEEAFLSHANSLLSLQVDLGPSILDEVLQIMDQDLGHVGTPT; encoded by the coding sequence ATGTCCACCAAGGTGCCCATCTACCTGAAGCGTGGCAGCCGCAAAGGTAAGAAGGAGAAGCTGAGGGACCTGCTGTCCTCGGACATGATCAGCCCGCCGCTGGGAGACTTCCGCCACACCATCCACATTGGCAGCCAGGGCGGCAGCGACAGCTTCGGGGACATCTCCTTCCTGCAGGACAAGCTGCACCTCCTGCCGGGGCTGCCGGCCGCCCAGGGCCCTGAGGAGGACGCCCCCCTGGACCTCCCCTTCCAGTTCACCCGCATGGCCTCACTGTGCGGCCGGGAGCTGCCCCCAGACGGGCTGTCCCCACTGCTCAAGAATGCCATCTCCCTGCCGGCCATCGGAGGCCCGCAGGCCCTCACCCTGCCATCCACACAGGCGCCCCCCAAGCCCCCTCGGCTCCACCTGGAGAACCCGCAGCCGCCCCCCCaggaggctgggagtgtggacgaCTGGGTGGTACCCGAGGCGGGTTCTGCCCCCAACGGGCTCAGCCCTGAGTCGACGGGGTCCGAGGAGGCCTTTCTGTCCCACGCCAACTCCCTGCTCTCACTGCAGGTGGACCTGGGGCCTTCCATCCTAGACGAAGTCCTCCAGATCATGGACCAGGACCTGGGCCACGTGGGGACCCCCACCTAG